Proteins found in one Misgurnus anguillicaudatus chromosome 3, ASM2758022v2, whole genome shotgun sequence genomic segment:
- the LOC141362107 gene encoding E3 ubiquitin-protein ligase Topors-like translates to MASPEIKEPPLKNSSSAALNNTIIKEASPESKCPICLDHFKNISYPNVCLHKFCFLCIREWSKNKAECPLCKQPFNSIYHSIKAENDYKRFDLRPTENGSFGNVAGQRFRYRTTLTGDHRPAPQRTSPPPDHGIIFESLSEPLPPRHNRDFHRMMRRLAARHRAESEGRSVRILREQEVVKFRRALYRRGLRVQSVQDGGRTRETSAEFFRKNPACLHRLVPWLRRELTVLYGMHGSFVNILQHIIMTLITRHNLDDQAVLHELRPFLLSHTEHFLHEFLSFAQSPFNVEAYDQHAVYDLPGPSTEDSSSETSVIAISEDESDSLMPGPQDFTTPRVSLSQTAWDDETPGPSYSLEPSQVFPFHVRNSDSESSVEETTVSVAAVTHQDHTSGSDEDCVIVGYVKPTTERTPELIQLTSDSEESDENGEPQSPRPPQHIRFTSESPSVTQRPSGRSPKDTTHVHTSNRHRQGDNHDKRHHEREGSSRSNRTHSGSHSRNHSLSKDSTHKRRREKETSHNTSSYSHSYSRYKESCMGYYTETHSSYSSYYRNVHDRSRSRSRSRRRSKDCRDRVHSRSSSRFSSNSSIHQGRSHSRSSCRINA, encoded by the coding sequence ATGGCGTCACCAGAGATTAAAGAGCCTCCCCTGAAGAATTCATCCAGTGCTGcgttaaacaacacaataatcAAAGAAGCTTCTCCTGAATCAAAATGTCCTATATGCCTCGATCACTTCAAAAACATATCTTACCCTAATGTATGCCTTCATAAGTTTTGCTTCTTGTGCATCCGTGAGTGGTCAAAGAACAAAGCAGAATGCCCTTTATGCAAGCAGCCATTTAACTCCATCTATCACAGCATTAAGGCTGAGAATGACTACAAAAGGTTTGATTTGCGACCAACAGAAAATGGCTCATTCGGCAATGTGGCAGGCCAAAGATTTAGATATCGGACTACACTTACAGGTGACCACAGACCAGCACCACAGCGAACGTCACCTCCCCCTGACCATGGGATCATATTCGAGAGTCTAAGCGAACCCCTTCCTCCGCGCCACAACAGAGATTTCCATCGCATGATGAGGAGGTTGGCGGCAAGGCACAGGGCAGAGAGTGAAGGCAGGTCTGTGCGGATTCTTCGTGAACAGGAAGTAGTTAAATTCAGACGGGCCTTATACAGAAGAGGCCTGCGAGTTCAAAGCGTGCAAGATGGTGGCCGCACCAGAGAGACCTCTGCCGAGTTTTTCAGAAAGAACCCGGCTTGTCTTCACAGGCTTGTGCCTTGGTTGAGACGGGAGCTCACTGTTCTGTACGGCATGCATGGTTCTTTTGTCAACATACTGCAGCACATCATCATGACTCTTATCACTCGACACAACTTGGATGATCAGGCTGTTTTGCATGAGCTTAGGCCTTTCTTGCTGTCACACACAGAACATTTCTTGCACGAGTTTCTTAGCTTTGCTCAGTCTCCGTTCAACGTTGAGGCATACGACCAGCATGCTGTCTATGACCTGCCTGGCCCCTCCACAGAGGACAGCAGTTCAGAAACCTCTGTGATTGCCATCTCTGAGGATGAGAGTGATTCTTTAATGCCCGGACCCCAGGATTTTACCACTCCTAGGGTCAGCTTAAGCCAAACCGCATGGGATGATGAGACTCCTGGGCCGTCATACTCTTTAGAACCATCTCAGGTTTTTCCTTTCCATGTGAGAAACTCAGACTCTGAAAGTAGTGTAGAGGAAACGACAGTGTCTGTTGCTGCTGTGACACATCAAGATCATACCTCAGGCAGTGATGAAGACTGTGTTATTGTTGGGTATGTCAAGCCTACGACAGAAAGGACACCAGAACTGATCCAGCTTACCTCTGATTCAGAGGAGTCTGACGAGAATGGAGAGCCACAAAGTCCTCGACCACCCCAACACATTCGTTTTACTTCAGAGTCACCGTCTGTCACTCAAAGACCCTCGGGTAGGTCACCTAAAGACACTACGCATGTCCACACCTCAAATCGCCATAGACAAGGAGATAACCATGATAAAAGACATCATGAAAGAGAAGGATCCTCACGTAGTAACAGGACGCACTCCGGCTCTCATAGCAGAAACCACTCATTATCTAAAGATAGTACGCATAAGAGGAGACGAGAAAAAGAAACCAGTCACAacacttcatcttattcacattCGTATAGCCGGTATAAAGAGAGCTGCATGGGATATTATACAGAGACGCACTCATCCTACTCCAGCTATTACAGAAATGTCCATGATCGCTCGCGTTCTAGGTCACGGAGTAGAAGGCGAAGCAAAGACTGCCGGGACAGAGTCCACTCGAGGAGTAGTTCTAGATTCAGCTCCAACTCCTCCATCCATCAGGGCAGAAGCCACTCGAGAAGCAGCTGTAGAATAAACGCGTAA
- the LOC141362106 gene encoding E3 ubiquitin-protein ligase Topors-like codes for MASPEIKEPPPKNSSNAALNNAIIKEASPESKCPICLDHFKNISYLNVCLHKFCFLCIREWSKNKAECPLCKQPFNSIYHSIKAENDYKRFDLRPTENGSFGNVAGQRFRYRTTLTGDHRPAPRRTSPPPDHGIIFESLSGPLPPCHNRDFHRMMRRLAARHSAESEGRSVRSLREQEVVKFRRALYRRGLRVQSVQDGGRTRETSAEFFRKNPACLHRLVPWLRRELTVLYGTHGSFVNILQHIIMTLITRHNLDDQAVLHELRPFLLSHTEHFLHEFLSFAQSPFNVEAYDQHAVYDLPGPSTEDSSSETSVIAISEDESDSLMPGPQDFTTPRVSLSQTAWDDETPGPSYSLEPSQVFPFHVRNSDSESSVEETTMSVAAVTHQDHTSGSDEDCVIVGYVKPTTERTPELIQLTSDSEESEENGEPQSPRPPQHICFTSESPSVTQRPLGRSPKDTTHVHTSNRHRQGDNHDKRHHEREGSSRSNRTHSGSHSRNHSLSKDSTHKRRREKETSHNTSSYSHSYSRYKESCMGYYTETHSSYSSYYRNVHDRSRSRSRSRRRSTDCRDRVHSRSSSRFSSNSSIRHGRSHSRSSCRINVSQQDEYGRKRTYKTKHLEKRQRKSSGKSYSEPVEDCIRKKKKEKKRHKKSKKKSRSPSTDFGCDDKSEGHSRKHHKKRRKHRRKSKRDKGKGRMRRNSPDLITVTTDSQSDNTDPTLPSDSNVCFVKSTVVIADSARKTQQASAATECSSIGDEENHPPKD; via the coding sequence ATGGCGTCACCAGAGATTAAAGAGCCTCCCCCGAAGAATTCATCCAATGCTGCGTTAAACAACGCAATAATCAAAGAAGCTTCTCCTGAATCAAAATGTCCTATATGCCTGGATCACTTCAAAAATATATCTTACCTTAATGTATGCCTTCATAAGTTTTGCTTCTTGTGCATCCGTGAGTGGTCAAAGAACAAAGCAGAATGCCCTTTATGCAAACAGCCATTTAACTCCATCTATCACAGCATTAAGGCTGAGAATGACTACAAAAGGTTTGATTTGCGACCAACAGAAAATGGCTCATTCGGCAATGTGGCAGGCCAAAGATTTAGATATCGCACTACACTTACAGGTGATCACAGACCAGCACCACGGCGAACGTCACCTCCCCCTGACCATGGGATCATATTCGAGAGTCTGAGCGGACCCCTTCCTCCGTGCCACAACAGAGATTTTCATCGCATGATGAGGAGGTTGGCGGCCAGGCACAGCGCAGAGAGTGAAGGCAGGTCTGTGCGGAGTCTTCGTGAACAGGAAGTAGTTAAATTCAGACGGGCCTTATACAGAAGAGGCCTGCGAGTTCAAAGTGTGCAAGATGGTGGCCGCACCAGAGAGACCTCTGCCGAGTTTTTCAGAAAGAACCCGGCTTGTCTTCACAGGCTTGTGCCTTGGTTGAGACGGGAGCTCACTGTTCTGTACGGCACGCATGGTTCTTTTGTCAACATACTGCAGCACATCATCATGACTCTTATCACTCGACACAACTTGGATGATCAGGCTGTTTTGCATGAGCTTAGGCCTTTCTTGCTGTCACACACAGAACATTTCTTGCACGAGTTTCTTAGCTTTGCTCAGTCTCCGTTCAACGTTGAGGCATACGACCAGCATGCTGTCTATGACCTGCCTGGCCCCTCTACAGAGGACAGCAGTTCAGAAACCTCTGTTATTGCCATCTCTGAGGATGAGAGTGATTCTTTAATGCCCGGACCCCAGGATTTTACCACTCCTAGGGTCAGCTTAAGCCAAACCGCATGGGATGATGAGACTCCTGGGCCGTCATACTCTTTAGAACCATCTCAGGTTTTTCCTTTCCATGTGAGAAACTCAGACTCTGAAAGTAGTGTAGAGGAAACTACAATGTCTGTTGCTGCTGTGACACATCAGGATCATACCTCAGGCAGTGATGAAGACTGTGTTATTGTTGGGTATGTCAAGCCTACGACAGAAAGGACACCAGAACTGATCCAGCTTACCTCGGATTCAGAAGAGTCTGAAGAGAATGGAGAGCCACAAAGTCCTCGACCACCCCaacacatttgttttacttCAGAGTCACCGTCTGTCACTCAAAGACCCTTGGGGAGGTCCCCTAAGGACACTACGCATGTCCACACCTCAAATCGCCATAGACAAGGAGATAACCATGATAAAAGACATCATGAAAGAGAAGGATCCTCACGTAGTAACAGGACGCACTCTGGCTCTCATAGCAGAAACCACTCATTATCTAAAGATAGTACGCATAAGAGGAGACGAGAAAAAGAAACCAGTCACAacacttcatcttattcacattCGTATAGCCGGTATAAAGAGAGCTGCATGGGATATTATACAGAGACGCACTCATCTTACTCCAGCTATTACAGAAATGTCCATGATCGCTCGCGTTCTAGGTCACGGAGTAGAAGGCGAAGCACAGACTGCCGGGACAGAGTCCACTCGAGGAGTAGTTCTAGATTTAGCTCCAACTCCTCCATCCGTCATGGCAGAAGCCACTCGAGGAGCAGCTGTAGAATCAACGTGTCACAACAAGATGAATACGGGAGGAAGAGAACGTACAAAACAAAGCATCTAGAGAAACGCCAAAGAAAGAGTTCTGGAAAATCATACTCTGAACCTGTTGAAGATTGTATaaggaagaaaaagaaagagaagaaGCGTCACAAGAAGTCCAAAAAGAAAAGTAGGAGTCCAAGTACAGACTTTGGTTGTGATGATAAGTCTGAGGGGCACAGCAGGAAACATCACAAAAAGAGGAGGAAACACAGGAGGAAAAGCAAAAGAGACAAGGGTAAAGGGAGGATGAGAAGGAATAGCCCAGATCTGATTACAGTTACCACTGACAGTCAAAGTGACAATACAGACCCTACTCTACCCTCAGATAGTAATGTCTGTTTTGTTAAATCCACTGTTGTTATTGCAGACAGTGCTAGAAAAACTCAACAAGCATCTGCTGCCACTGAATGTAGTTCTATTGGGGATGAAGAAAATCACCCCCCAAAAGATTAA